The genomic window ACGCCGAAGGGGACGATGATGAAGACCACCGCGAGCCCCGCGATCCCATACCACTTCATGGCTAGGCGCATCAGCGACCCCAGACGCTGGATGTGGAAATCCTCCCCGCGCCAGAATTCGCCACTCCAGGCTAGTAGGGCCACTTCGTGCCCGGCCGTCGTCAGGATCACGGTGGACATGCCCATTTCCATCAGGATCTGGAGCGCAATGAGGCTCTGGAAGGCGTAATGGAACCCCTGCTGTGCCGGACTGAGATTGGCAACCACCATGGCCATGGCGACCAGCCACCCCCCCGCGGCCACAAACCGGGCAGACATGGCCAGCAAGGCCGTACCGTGGCCCGCCGTCAGCCTTCCCACTCGCTGTATCGTCATCCGGAAGCTCCCCAATGGCAGTATGAAGGCGCCCCCATACCCTTTTCGTCCAAACGTATCATGTGGCCTGATTCGAAGGATTTAAAAAGGAATTCACAGTCCGCGTGAAGCCATCCACCAGGCCTGTCGTGGGGTTCCAGCCTAGTGCCCGCAGTTTCCTGATATCCGGAGAGTTGCGGACGATCGGACTTTCGAGATAGCCATGGGAGTGCGGTTGGACCGATACAACAACTCGCTTTTGGGGTTCAGGGAAAACCCGGACCAAGAGGGCCGCGAGGTCCCGAATGCTGATCTCAGTGTCGGGGTTGCCCACATTGTATGCGGCCCCGGTCGATCCTTTCAGGAGTACCGTGAAGAAGCCCACCGTGGCATCCGCCAAGTAGCAGAACGGACGAACGGCCAAACCTTCACTCTTCAGCACAAGGTCCTGACCCAGGACGATGTTGGAGACGAAATCCGCGAAGACCCGCCCATCGTCCAAGGCCATACCCGGCCCATAGGTATGGAATGGCCTTGCGATCCGGGCGGGGATGCCGAACTGGTGGGCATAGGCCACACAAAGGGCTTCGCCGGCCCGTTTGCCTTCTCCATAGCAGGCCCGAACGTTCGTGGGGTCCAGATACCCGTAGGCATCCTCGAGGATGGGGATCCTGGCGGGGTCCACCTGACCATAAACTTCCCCGGAACTGAAGTAGAGGAAGCCTTCGGTTCTGTCCTCCCTGGCACGCAGCAGCGCGCGGCGGGTTCCCAGGAGGTTCGCCTCCAGGGTGCCCACCGGGTCACTGCCAAAGAACTTCGGACTGGCTTGGCTGGCGGCATGGATGATGAAATCCATGCGTCCTTCCAAATTCCAGGGTTCGATGACGTCCTGGCACACCAAGTCCAGGTCGCTCCGTCCGGCGTGATGCCGGAAACGCTCCTGGGCTTTCTTCAGGTTGCGAACCAGGCCCACCACACGGACCTTCGCCAGGGTGCGGGTCTCATTAAGCCGCAGAAGCGTTTCCACCAGGTAGGCAGGCAGGAAGCCTCCAGCCCCCGTGACAAGGACCGTCTTGCCTGCGAACTGCTCCCAGGGCAGGGAGTTAGCCAGGATCCGGTCCAGGTCCCCCTCCAGGATGGGGTGGCGTGAACCCCGGTTCGGATCAGCGCAAGGCGTCATGGGCGTCGGTAAGGGTGCTCTTGAATGCGTTGAGGAGGATCTCGGTCTCCACCCGGTAGGCAAGGTATTTCACGCCCAGTTTCTTCCAATGGGCCAGCCCTTCCGGGGTATCGGTGAAGACACCGACCTCGACGCCCTTGTTGCCACAAAGGGTGATGACCTCCTCCACCGCCTTGACCACCTCGGGGTGCCAAATCTGGCCGATCAGGCCGAGCGACTGGCTGAGGTCATAGGGACCCACGAAGATCACATCGATTCCCGGCACCTCGATGATCTCGGTCAGGTGGTCGAGCCCCTCCTTCCCTTCGATCTGGAGGACGAGCAACCGGTTTCGATTGGCCTCGGCGATGTAGTCCTCCTTGGGGATATTGGAGAACTCGGCGGCCCTCACGAACCGGCACATACCCCGCTCGCCGCCCGGTGCGAACATGCCGTAGGCCACGGCCCGTTCCGCATCTTCCCGACACTTGACATGCGGAACCTGAATGCCGCCGACGCCCAGATCCAACAGCCACTTGAAATAGGATTCCTGAAGGGCTGGGATTCGGGCGAGGAGCCTTAACCCTCGCCGCTCGGCGGCCAGGATCAGGGGATAAACGTCCGCGGGAGCGGTAGGGCCGTGTTCCAGATCCAGGATTGCGAAATCGAAACCGGCCATACCCAGCATTTCCACCAACTCGGGGCGCGGGATGCGCAGGAAGGGGCCAATTCGGTGCGGTTTGGCGGCCAGCCAGGTCTTTGCTTCTTCCATGGTCACTCCAGGAATCATGAAATCGGGTTCAATCCAGGGCCTGGCTCTTGGGATGCAGTCCGACCAGCATTTCCTTCCGGAGGACTGCCCTGGGCAGGAAGGGTGCCAGATCCTCGAGCGGGGGTGAGACCAGGGTTCCGTCGGGCCGAACGGCCAGGGAGAGCTTGGGCCCGAGAATCTGCTCGGGGTCGAGGGAGACTTGGCAGAGTACAGGCCCGGGCGTCGCGAGGGTCCGGGCGATCATTGCCGACACCTCGGCGGGGTCCGACAGGCGGAGGCTCGGGATCCCGAAAGCTTCCGCCACCTTCGCGAAATCAGGGCAGGTCACGCCACTGGCCGAGCCGCTCGCCACCAGATGCTCGCCGAACAGGGCCCGCTGGGTCTGCCGGATCGTCAGGTAGCCGTCGTTGGCGTACAGGAAGATCTTGATGGGGAGCTGGTGGTGGAAGATGGTCTGGAGTTCCTGGACATTCATCATGGTCGAACCGTCCCCGGCCAGGAGGATCACGCGGCCCCCTTTGCCGAAGGCCGCACCAATGGCGCCTGGAAGGCCGAACCCCATTTCGCCCAGGCCGGTGGAGGTGACCAGCCGTTGACCGGCTTTGAGGGTGATGGCCTGATGGGTGGTGGTGAGGGCGGCCCCCATGTCCGTGACGACAACATCGTCTTCGGCCAGCTCTTCGACCAGCGCTTGCGCGAACCGGTAGGAATTGAGACGCCCGGTCGACTGCACATGGAGTTCCGGTTCCACAAGGGGGTAGCGCCCCTCCCAGTCGCAGCACTGGGCCAACCAGGAGGCCGGCTCCGGCTGGGCGGGGATGGACTCCCGGATCGCATCCAGGAACTGCCCGGCATCCGCGTGGATCTTGAGGAACCGGTCGCTCTCGGGCAGTTTGCCGAGTTCCGTGCCATCGATGTCCACCACGGCGACCTGGGCCCCGCGCGCGAACTCGCTCCATTCATAGCCAACCTGGGGAATGGCCAGCCGGGTGCCGATGGCGATCACCAGATCCGAATTCTGCAGGACGAAGTTCCCGCAGCGCTGCCCATAGACACCGGCATGGCCGAAGTGGCGGGGATGGGAGGAAGGCACCATGTCCGCCCCGTTCCAGGAGGTCAGGAAGGGGAAGGGCAGATGGTCAAGGAACGCGTCCAGCTTCCCCAGGGCGCCCGCCAGCCGGATCCCGTGACCCAGCCAAAGGACCGGCCGCTTTGCGTTGCCGATGAGTTCCCGCACCCGCGCCATGTGCGGGCCGAAATCCACCGCCTCGGCAACGGGACGGGCATACCCCTCCAGGAGGTTCTCGTCGACCTGCGCAGCCTGGATATCCGTGGGGATGTCCAGCCACACGGGGCCGGGGCGACCCGAACTGGCCAGATGCCAAGCCTTTTCCAGGTGCCACCGGATCGTGGACGGGTCGGTGATCATTGCGCTGTATTTGGTGATACCCGAAACCATCTTCGCAATGTTCGTGCCCTGCACGCCCCACATCCGCAGCGGGTTGTCCTCACGGGCCCAGGCACTCTTCTCCTGGCCCGAGATTATCAAGCAGGGAAAGGAATCCGCCCAGGCGTCCAGGACGCCAGAAATGGCATTCACGGCACCGGGACCGCCGGTGGTCATCATCACCCCCATCCGGTCCGAAAGCCGGTGGTAGGCGATGGCGGCCATAACCCCCGCCTGTTCGTGGTGGGGGCATACGTAGGTAAGGTCCGGATGGTCATCCACCCCCTCCAGAAGGTGGACGTTGCCCGCTCCCGAAATGGCGAAGATATGCCGCGCCCCGTGGGCGGCGAGAAACGAGGCCACGTAGCTGCTGAGTTTCATCATCCGTTGTCCTTGGCGGCGAGCAGCGCCTCCAGATAGCCGAGGTCCCTTTCGCAATCCAGATAGTGCCACGGCCCTTCATAGGGGAAGGCCATCATCTGGCCATCCTTGACCAGCTCCCCGAGGACCGCATCCTCAAGCACCTTGCTGGCGGGGTTGCCCAGATAGGCTGGATTGAAGAGCTCCTGGCGGAATGCGTAGAAACCACCATTGATGTAATCATTCTGGATGACGGGGTTGTCTGAGAACCCACGCAGGAGATTCTCCCCCCGCTTCATCCCCAGGATCCGGAACCGGGTCGGGAGCCGCGCCGCCAGGCACGTCGCGATGAGCCCATGGTCCAGGTGGAACCGGGCAAGTTCACCCAGCTTGACGTGGCTGAGCGTATCGCTGTAAGTGACCCAGAACCAGGGCACGTCCCGAAGGAGAGGCTGAACCTGCTTCACCCGTTCCGCGGTTGGCGTGGCAAGTCCGGTATCCACCAGGTCCACCGTCCCCTCGAGGCCCGGCCCGGCAAGCTCGAAGTGGAGGCCGTCCCCCTTGCCGACTGTGGCGAAAAGGGTTGAATAGAGATCCATCTGGTAGCCACAGCATAGGATGAAGTGCCTGGACCCGGCCTGGACGAACGTGCGGATCAAGTGGAGGATCATGGCCTCCCCTCTGACTTCAACCAGCCCTTTGGACCGCCGCGTGATACTCCCATCCACGAAGACGCCGTTGCCCCCGCACAGGATGACGACAGGAATTCCACTCAGGTTCATGATTTCGCTCCCAAGGTAGAAGGATCCGGTAGAACAAGTGCCATCAGTGGTTCCAGGACACCTGGCGCAGTGACAAGGTAGTCGAGGGTGGCATGCCCGGGGTGGAACCGCGTCCAGACTTCGCAGCCGGCGCGGGAAGCGATGGCCAAGCCGCCACCCACGTCCCAAAGTTTTGCGTTGAATCCGTAGGCACCCTGGAGCCGGCCACATGCGGTAAGGCAGAGCAGTGCCGCGGCGGAACCCAGGCGCAGGCACCCGCGACTGCTCTCGTTGACCCGGGCGAAGATCTCGTAATGGGGGGGGCCGCCCGGCTGCATTCGACCTGGCAGGCTCACGCCGATCAGGGCATCCTGCAGGGTGCTGGGCTGGGCCTTCAGGTGCTTACCGTTGAGGAAGGCCGCCTCGTTGCCGTGAGTGAAGAAGATTTCCTTGAAGGCCGGCATGGAGACCGCGCCCACGCCGAAGCCGGTGCCGTCCCAGAGCCCCACGGAAACGGCGTAGTAGGGCATGCCGCTGGCGAAGTTCACCGTGCCGTCGATGGGGTCCACCACCCAGAAGGGCGCGTCCATGGGGGGAAGTTCAGCATCTGGCGTGTAGGCCTCCTCGCTGAGGATCGGGTAGGCCGTTTCCATCAGGACTGCACAGATATGCTTTTCGATCATCGTGTCGAGGTTGGTGACGATATCCCGCATGGAGCCCTTGGTGCCGGTCACCACGCGCTCGATGGGCTCCTCCATGAGTTCCTCGCTGGAGGCCACCGACCGGAGAGCGGCCAGGGACTCCCTTTCAAACTGGATGGTCATGCGAGCTCTCCTTTGGGGACATTCAAATTCTCGAGGCGCGGGAGGATGATGGGCAGCTGCTCGCGCAAGATGACCTCCAGGGCCTCCCCTGGCCTCAGGCTCAGGATGTGGGAGATGAAGGTCGCCGGGGAAAGGGCCTTCCTCATGAACCCCAGGTGTCGGTCGGCGTCCGCGTCGTCGGCGAACAGGAGGGCGCTGGCAATGCCGGCCAAGAGATTGTGGGGGATGAAGCCGCTCGCGAGGCAGATCTGGGCCGCTCCAAGCAGGCGCCCATCCGACTCCAGTTTGCGGAGCGGCTCGCGGGCGACCCGGCTGATGGGGTCGCACAGCAGCTCGTTGCGGAAACGGGCCAGTTCCTTGGCCGCGTACCATTCGAGGAAGGGGTGGGGAATCTCCCAGCGGAGCTTGAGGCTGTTGAGCATTTCCATCATCGCTCCGGCGACGATGGCGTCGATTCGGGGGATGGCCATGGACTCGTGGACATAGCGCACCCCGGCCAGGGCGCCCAGGTAGGCGGCGACGCAGTGGGGCGTATTGTGCAGAAAGAGTTTCGCCGTCCACTGGGTGTGGAGCAGCTCATGGGTTGACAGGGTCTTGAAGTCGCCGGGGAGATCCCCCACGGCCTCATCGACGAACAGGACCCCGTCTTCGGAAATGACGGACAGGGAGTCCTTGGCCAGCAGGTGGTCGGGAGCAGAATTGGACGTGATGACATCCGGAACCGCGAAATAGACTTTGGCCAGACCGGAGGAGGCCTTGACCGCGTTAACGGTGGCCGGGTCGTTCTCGCACAGGATTATTGGGCAGTCGTAGCCCTTGACTAGGCTGGCGACCATCGCGGCGTGCCTCGGACCGACATTGATGAAAACGGCCAAGGGGTCGGGGTGACGAGCAGCGTCGAAGGTGTCAGGGTAGTAGGCCGCCTCAACAGGCACGGTCATGGCTTCGAGCTTCCCGTTGCGCGCCCGGTACGTCTCGTACCTGCCGCGATCCTGCATCGCCTGGATGATGGCCGGGGCCTTGTCCACGAATACGAACCGGCACCCGGGGAAGCACCAGGGCAGGTATCCCCGCCCGATGGCCCCAGCTCCAATGATTAAGATCTCCCGTGTCGAGGATCCAATGGTCATAAGGTCTCTCCGATCGCCCATGGCACAAATTCTTCCCAACCGAGGCCCAGCCGTTCGCTGGAGGTGGTCTCCCCGCTCGCGACCCGGATGAGTTGGTGATAGATCTCCGCACCCACCTGGGCCGTCTCCCCATGCTCCACCACCCGGCCGGCATCAAAATCGATATCCCCCGCCAGACGCGCTGCCAGGGAGCTATTAGTCGCGATCTTCAGGGTCGGCGCCTGGGCGCACCCATAGACGGATCCCCTCCCCGTGGTGAAGGCCACAAGATTGCAACCGCCTGCGACCAGACCGGTCACGGAAACGGGGTCAAAACCCGGCGTGTTCATCAGGACGAACCCAGGCCCCATCACGGGCAGGGCGTAATCCACCACCTGCGTCAGGGGGCTGGACCCGGACTTGGCAACCGCGCCCAGGCTCTTCTCGACGATCGTCGTGATGCCCCCACGGATATTTCCGGGGGAGAGGTTGTCGTTCAGGGTGACGCCGTGGCGCTGGGAGTAGGCCCGCCACCAGTCGAAGACCCGGAGCAGGTCCTCCCGGACCTGGGGGCTGGCTGCCCGCTGAATGAGCAGGCCTTCCGCTCCGTGGCACTCCGGAATTTCCGCCAGGGCGACTGTGCCTCCCTTGAAGGCCAGGATATCGCTGACCACCCCGAGGGCCGGGTTGGCGGTAAGACCGCTGAACGCGTCACTGCCGCCGCAATTGAGCGCAAGCCTCAGATCGCTGACGGGCAGTTCCTCCCGTTCGAGAACCGGCAGATGGTCCAGCATTTCCGCCACCAGCTCGATCCCCTTCGCCACCGCGGGCCCGGTTCCGCCACACTCCTGGATGTCCATGCGTTCCAGTGGAAAATCTTCCCAGGATGCATCGCCGCTCCTGGACGCGCAGATGCTCTGGAAGGTCGTTCCCTCGCAACCCAGGCCGATTACGACCGCTCCGACCACGTTGGGGTGGAAGATGGAACCTGCGAGGGTGCGGTTGAGAGTTTGGTAAGCACCACCACCGATTGTCTGTGCGCAGCCGCTGCCATGGGTCAAGGGAATGATCCCGTGGATACCCCGGGCCCGGAGATCCTGACCCTGGAAATGGCGGCAGACCAGTTTGACCACCGTGGCCGAGCAATTGACCGTGGCCGCAACTACGATGTAGTTCCTCGTGCCGTTGGGCCTCCCCTTTCGCCGGTATCCAAGGTAGGTTCCCGGGAGGTCGGCCCAGCCGGACTCCTTGGCGGATGTGATTGGCACCGAGGTTTCCCGGAAATGATCCTCGGGCATGGCGGCGTTGTGCACATGAACATGCTCGCCGGCCTGGATCGGCCTGGTGGCAACGGCGATGGGCATTCCATATTTCAGGATGGGTTCCCCCACCCCGACGGCGCGCACGGCTATTTTGTGGCCGGACGGGATGGCCATGGCAACAACGCCCCTGAGGTCCCCGCTGGTCCAAGGGTCCCCCGTTTCCAGCCCCTCGGGGCGGATCACGACGGCAACATTATCGAGTGGATTCAGTTGAACCAAATCCGAAATTTCATTGAGCATAATCACTCCTGGCCCAGTGCTCGGACGTGCTTGGATGGCCTGCCTAGATTCGCCCAAAAGCCCTTCGGACAGTCGCAATGATATGGTCAAGGTGTTCCCGCCGCAAACCGGGGTAGGTACCCACGAAAATCGAATCGTTCATGATCCGATCCGCTCCAGCCAAGTCGCCTACAACCCTGAAGGCGCGGCCACCGCTGTCGCTGGCAAGCTGTACGAAGGCGGGCTGCCTGACCAGATTCCCTCCGAAAAGCATGCGATTGCCGATCCTGGCCTGGTCGAGGGCGCAGGCCAGGCCCGTCCGGGTGACAGGGCTGCCGGGACGCACCAGCATCATGAAGCCGAACCAGCTGGGGGCGGTCACGGGCTTCCCGGGGGTCCACTGGAAGCCGCTTTCGCTCCATCCGTTCGCATGGGTGGGCAGGGTGAAATCAATGACATCATCAAGGTCCATCAGCCCGTGCCGCAGGTAGGCCCAGTTGTCGATCCGGCTCTGGATGAAGGCCGGCAGCTTCTTGAGCTGCTGGCGACCGATGGCGGCCTGGGGATCGAGGGGTTTCAGGTTGTACCCGAGGTGGCTGTATATATATTTGTGATCGTAGCCCTGGGGGAGATCTCCCAGCTGCCATTCGAAGCGGCGCTTGCAGGTGTTGTCCTTGCCGGAAGGACACCAGCAGTCCCGTCCCCAGTCGCGGATGCTCTCGGCCACCAGCTTGAGCAGGGGTTCAGTCCTGACGTTCACGGCCCCCCCTTCGCCAAGCGTTAGGTGGTGGGGCGGATAGAAGCTCTGGGTCGAGAGATCGCCAAAGGTGCCCGTCAGGGCCTCCCCGTAGCGGCTGCCCAGGCTGTCGCAATTGTCCTCGATGAGCCAGAGGCCCTTCTCCTTGCAGAACCGGACAACTTCACCCAGATCGAAGGGGTTGCCCAGGGTATGGGCGATCATCACGGCCTTGGTCTTTCCTGGGACGTAGGCGTCCTCGAGGCACTCCACCCGGACATTGCCCGTAAGGGGATCGTTGTCCACGAAGACAGGGATCGTCTGGCACTGGATCATCGGTGCGACGGTGGTTGGGAATCCTGCGGCCACGGTGATGACCTCGTCCCCCGGCTGGATCCGGCGCTCCCCCAGCTTGTGGCTGGTCAGGGCCGACAGGGCCACCAGATTGGCGGAGCTTCCGGAATTCACGAGCAGGGTCCTGGAGACCCCGAGCATCTGCGCGAATTCATTCTCGAAGGCCGCCCCTTCCGGACCGAGGGTAAGCCAGAAATCGAGCATCGAGGATACGCCGGCGGCGACCTCCTCCTCGTCGAATACCCGGCCGGCATAGGGGACGGTGGTTTCGCCAGGGACGAAGGGCTTTGGGGCTTCGCGAAGACGGATGAGTTCCCGGGTGCGTTCCAGGATTTCCTGTCGGAGTTGGGCAAGTCGTTCGGTCATAAATTCATCCCTGTTCATCGGGTCCAAGGCAGCCCGAGGGAGGCGGCCGCTGCCTCGAAGGCATCGATTTGTTGCAGAGTCAATTCCTGGGCCACAAGACCCTCGTGATGCCCCCGGTACCAGGCCACGACCTGGCGCACGGTCTCGGAGAAGTCCCAGGTCCCATGCCATTGAAGAAGGGCATGGGCCTTGGAGCAGTCGAGTTTCAGGAGGCCGGCTTCGTGAGGCTGGTTGGCCTCCTGCTGTACCTGGACCTCCCCGGCGCCCCAACTCGCCACCAGCGCGTCAGCCAAGGCAAGGACGGTGACGACCGATGCCTCGCTGGGGCCAAAGTTCCAGCTTTCCGCAAAACGCCAGCCGTCCTCT from Geothrix sp. 21YS21S-2 includes these protein-coding regions:
- a CDS encoding thiamine pyrophosphate-binding protein; translation: MMKLSSYVASFLAAHGARHIFAISGAGNVHLLEGVDDHPDLTYVCPHHEQAGVMAAIAYHRLSDRMGVMMTTGGPGAVNAISGVLDAWADSFPCLIISGQEKSAWAREDNPLRMWGVQGTNIAKMVSGITKYSAMITDPSTIRWHLEKAWHLASSGRPGPVWLDIPTDIQAAQVDENLLEGYARPVAEAVDFGPHMARVRELIGNAKRPVLWLGHGIRLAGALGKLDAFLDHLPFPFLTSWNGADMVPSSHPRHFGHAGVYGQRCGNFVLQNSDLVIAIGTRLAIPQVGYEWSEFARGAQVAVVDIDGTELGKLPESDRFLKIHADAGQFLDAIRESIPAQPEPASWLAQCCDWEGRYPLVEPELHVQSTGRLNSYRFAQALVEELAEDDVVVTDMGAALTTTHQAITLKAGQRLVTSTGLGEMGFGLPGAIGAAFGKGGRVILLAGDGSTMMNVQELQTIFHHQLPIKIFLYANDGYLTIRQTQRALFGEHLVASGSASGVTCPDFAKVAEAFGIPSLRLSDPAEVSAMIARTLATPGPVLCQVSLDPEQILGPKLSLAVRPDGTLVSPPLEDLAPFLPRAVLRKEMLVGLHPKSQALD
- a CDS encoding NAD-dependent epimerase/dehydratase family protein — translated: MTPCADPNRGSRHPILEGDLDRILANSLPWEQFAGKTVLVTGAGGFLPAYLVETLLRLNETRTLAKVRVVGLVRNLKKAQERFRHHAGRSDLDLVCQDVIEPWNLEGRMDFIIHAASQASPKFFGSDPVGTLEANLLGTRRALLRAREDRTEGFLYFSSGEVYGQVDPARIPILEDAYGYLDPTNVRACYGEGKRAGEALCVAYAHQFGIPARIARPFHTYGPGMALDDGRVFADFVSNIVLGQDLVLKSEGLAVRPFCYLADATVGFFTVLLKGSTGAAYNVGNPDTEISIRDLAALLVRVFPEPQKRVVVSVQPHSHGYLESPIVRNSPDIRKLRALGWNPTTGLVDGFTRTVNSFLNPSNQAT
- a CDS encoding inositol monophosphatase, translated to MTIQFERESLAALRSVASSEELMEEPIERVVTGTKGSMRDIVTNLDTMIEKHICAVLMETAYPILSEEAYTPDAELPPMDAPFWVVDPIDGTVNFASGMPYYAVSVGLWDGTGFGVGAVSMPAFKEIFFTHGNEAAFLNGKHLKAQPSTLQDALIGVSLPGRMQPGGPPHYEIFARVNESSRGCLRLGSAAALLCLTACGRLQGAYGFNAKLWDVGGGLAIASRAGCEVWTRFHPGHATLDYLVTAPGVLEPLMALVLPDPSTLGAKS
- the rfbH gene encoding lipopolysaccharide biosynthesis protein RfbH, which codes for MNRDEFMTERLAQLRQEILERTRELIRLREAPKPFVPGETTVPYAGRVFDEEEVAAGVSSMLDFWLTLGPEGAAFENEFAQMLGVSRTLLVNSGSSANLVALSALTSHKLGERRIQPGDEVITVAAGFPTTVAPMIQCQTIPVFVDNDPLTGNVRVECLEDAYVPGKTKAVMIAHTLGNPFDLGEVVRFCKEKGLWLIEDNCDSLGSRYGEALTGTFGDLSTQSFYPPHHLTLGEGGAVNVRTEPLLKLVAESIRDWGRDCWCPSGKDNTCKRRFEWQLGDLPQGYDHKYIYSHLGYNLKPLDPQAAIGRQQLKKLPAFIQSRIDNWAYLRHGLMDLDDVIDFTLPTHANGWSESGFQWTPGKPVTAPSWFGFMMLVRPGSPVTRTGLACALDQARIGNRMLFGGNLVRQPAFVQLASDSGGRAFRVVGDLAGADRIMNDSIFVGTYPGLRREHLDHIIATVRRAFGRI
- a CDS encoding UxaA family hydrolase, with the protein product MLNEISDLVQLNPLDNVAVVIRPEGLETGDPWTSGDLRGVVAMAIPSGHKIAVRAVGVGEPILKYGMPIAVATRPIQAGEHVHVHNAAMPEDHFRETSVPITSAKESGWADLPGTYLGYRRKGRPNGTRNYIVVAATVNCSATVVKLVCRHFQGQDLRARGIHGIIPLTHGSGCAQTIGGGAYQTLNRTLAGSIFHPNVVGAVVIGLGCEGTTFQSICASRSGDASWEDFPLERMDIQECGGTGPAVAKGIELVAEMLDHLPVLEREELPVSDLRLALNCGGSDAFSGLTANPALGVVSDILAFKGGTVALAEIPECHGAEGLLIQRAASPQVREDLLRVFDWWRAYSQRHGVTLNDNLSPGNIRGGITTIVEKSLGAVAKSGSSPLTQVVDYALPVMGPGFVLMNTPGFDPVSVTGLVAGGCNLVAFTTGRGSVYGCAQAPTLKIATNSSLAARLAGDIDFDAGRVVEHGETAQVGAEIYHQLIRVASGETTSSERLGLGWEEFVPWAIGETL
- a CDS encoding HpcH/HpaI aldolase/citrate lyase family protein, translating into MEEAKTWLAAKPHRIGPFLRIPRPELVEMLGMAGFDFAILDLEHGPTAPADVYPLILAAERRGLRLLARIPALQESYFKWLLDLGVGGIQVPHVKCREDAERAVAYGMFAPGGERGMCRFVRAAEFSNIPKEDYIAEANRNRLLVLQIEGKEGLDHLTEIIEVPGIDVIFVGPYDLSQSLGLIGQIWHPEVVKAVEEVITLCGNKGVEVGVFTDTPEGLAHWKKLGVKYLAYRVETEILLNAFKSTLTDAHDALR